CCTTTTCACCCGACTCAACCAAGGGGATCAATGCTTGCCGATGGACGTCACGGACCGTTTTAGCCTTTCCAACGGGCAGTTCATATGTGTCGTCCACAGTGCTGAATACTGGCCTTAGTATTTTCAAACCGGCCCCGAAACGGTCACCATCTTTAAAGTCCAGGCTTAACCCCGAATCGTCAACAAGTACTTTCCCCTTGTAAATCACCCGGTATAGCGGCTTCTGGGCAACAAACCTCAGTTCGTAAACCAGCGTGCCGTCGGGAGACTTAAGTGTTACTTTGGTTTGTGCAAAAAGGGACAGCCCAATACACAAAAACATGGCCAACAATATTACACGCCTATAAATCATATCGAAACAAATTTGATCGGTGATGACATTCACAATCCACCTGGTCAGACAAAACCGGAAAATCAAAGACTTTCAGATTTAAGAAACACCACTTAACTAAATCGGTAGCGAATATGCTTTAATCGAGTTTTCTCATTCTGGGACATTGACCCTTGATATAAGTCGTTTCAGACCTTCACCTTCCGCAACAAAAAAACAAATTCTTTAAAAATTCATATTAGCGATATTCAATACACAAATAATTCACATTCAGAAATTGACCCATTGTCGACAAGGAGCAAGTCAATAAAATCGTTTCATTCATGCCCACTAGAACCACAATAATCTCCACAAGTTTTTAGAGCTCAATCTTTTGATATTGTTCGATGTATTTTTTAACAACTTGATATGTTTGTTGTAACAAATGGTCTTGTATCTTTATAAACTATTACCACTTAAAAAATATACATTTGAAGTCAAAATGATCATTTTAACCCCTATTCAATTAAAATTTGATATTTATGTTTAATCAGGTAAAGTTTTTTGCATTAACTCTAATAGGTCTAAGTATGATGACAAGTATTGGATATGCTCAGAAGTCTTCCTCAAACTTGTTGATTCATCAGCGACTATTGAAGTTAAATGTCAGTAGTAAATGGAATAAAACAGCTGCTATCTCTTTAAAATTTGATGCACATCATACACAAGGAATGATCAAAATTGGCGATTATTTTTATATGAGTTCGGTAGAAGTAATTAAAAAGACAGAGCGATATGAGCAACCTATAAATGGTCTGGATAGAGATACTGGTATCGGAAAGGGGCATATTTTTAAGTTTGACAAAGACGGAAATTTATTGGCAGATCTATTAGTGGGTTCAGGAGATATTTATCATCCGGGAGGCATTGATTATGATGGAACATATATCTGGATTCCAGTGACAGAGTATCGGCCTAATAGTTCTTCCATTATCTACAAACTCAAAGTAGAGACAATGGAGCTGACAGAGGTGGTTCGTATCAAAGAATCCATTGGCGCAATCGTTCATAATCTTCAAAATAATACGCTGACTGGCGCGAATTGGGGCGCCAGGAAGTTTTATACCTGGAAACTTGATAAGAACCGGAAAGTAAATAATCGAAATCTTGCACCAGAAAAATTGGCCAAAGAAAATCCTTCTTTCCATACTGATTATCAGGATTGCAAATACCTTGGCGACGGTTTAATGCTTGGTTCGGGAAAAATGGTATATAAAAATGATGTAACTGAATTTCATATTGGAAGTTGGGAGATTTTTAATCTGAACGATTTTCGCCCGGTTCGACAAATTCCTGTAACGCTATGGTCTCCAACCGGAGAGATGATGTGCAATAATCCTGCCGCCGTTGAGGTTACAGATAAGGGTCTGAGAGCATATTTTGTACCTGATGATGAGGAAAAGGCAGTTTTATTTATTTATGATATTGAATTATAGCATTACTCACCGAATCAGGTACCAAAGAGAGGCTTTTAAAACAAGCAGACTTTGAACCCTAAAAGCATAAACCCTGCTAATCGTGTGATTGCAGGGCTTTATACGTTTTACAGGAAGAATTACACAATTTACAGAAATGAATCCTCAAAAGCGTCCCGCCAGAGGACTACTCAAAGAAAGCATCAAAATCAGAATCGATCTGGAACATGGTAACACCACATTTGATTAAGTACTCAATATCCCGTTTCGCCCCTTTGGTGGGATCTTCCAGTGTGTAGTGTCCGAAATTAACTGATGGACAAACCAATATGTTGTTTTTTTGACACCATCTTGCTGCATCCGCATTGATCTTGTTTCCGTTATCGAACAGATAATACTTGTTGGCAACGTTCTTACCATCTTTAACCATCTGCTTGATTTTGTCCATTTCACTCATTCTGAAACCAAATTTACCCGCTTCGTATAAATTGATCACGTCGTTTCTAAGAAATACAGCATCTTCCAGCATGTCATATTTTTTAAGGATATCGTTAATTTTTTTGTTATACCATGGTGTTACTTCCAGTTTAAGGTCGACCATGATTTTTACATCCCTCTTTTTCATCATTTTCAAAACTTCTTCCAGTGTCAAAGGGTTGTACCCTCCTTTTATAGCTTTTATCTTTTTAAATTCTGCAAGGGTCATGGATGATATATTCTTATCAAGCCCATAAGTAATTTTTAATTCATCGTAATGATTGACAACGAGTATGCTATCCTTTGTGGCTCTGACGTCAATTTCTAACATATAATATCCGCTATCAATTGCCGCCTGAATTGATCTGGGGTCATATTCTTCATATATGTCTTCACAAATTCCTCCCCTATGTGCAATTAATTTATAATTCTTAAACTTGGGTTTGATTGCATTGTCTTTTGTAGTTTCTGCACTACTATCTGCATTTGATACGTTGCTAGTCAATGCTTTTGCCTGCATCACAGCTATCATCATCATTGCGAAAATAAAAAAATACTTTTTCATTGAATTTAAATTTATTTGTTGGCCTATCCCTTGAATATTAGTGGGCTAAGGAATTGAATATAATTTTCTTCTGGTATACTATCCAAGGGAGGGCAAAATTACCCCCCCTTGGGATCAAAAAACGGACCAGGCAGAAAATATAAAATCAGTCTACTTACTACAATGAATACTTTAATCCAAACTGGATACGATACAATTTATTAGCGTCAACTGTATATCTTAGATTACCAGCCGTTTTGTCAACACTATAAGTATACTTTTGAGTAGCTGCGTTAAAGCCGGTTACTTGATAAAGGCGCGTGTTACTTACAAAATCATATCCACCCCATTTGTAATTGATTAAATTCAATACGTTGAAGATGTCAACCCTTAACGACAATTTATTGGTCTTCGCAATTTTAATGTCTTTTATTGCGCTAATGTCGAATTGCTTTCTCCAAGGCTGTAAGCCTCCGTTAAATCCACCAAAATCACCTTTGTATTTATTCAGATAATCTCTGTAATATTTAGAAGTATTATCCCACACATATTGCAGGTCGTTTTTAATTGCATCTGGTGCAGTAGCCGGGTCAAAAATAAACGACATGTCCTCATTAGCACTATAAGAAGTGTTGTCACCATTCTGGTCCCTGTTGAGGTTTGAATAGAAGTGATCCCACTGGCTAAGAATAAGGTTTGCACTCAAACTAAATCCTTTGTAGGTTGGTGTTAATAATGACACTACTACTTTATGTCTCAGGTCGTCATCATCGTTCCAATTCTTGGCATTCGACTTATAGCTGCCGTAAGAAGTAGTGGTAAAGAACATATCCTGTGGGTTACCCGAATTGTAACGAACACCTCCTTTTGAGTGGCCATAAGTGTATGATCCTCTAATTTCTCCGTCCAGTATCTTGTAAGCGCCTTCAATCACAGCAAAGTAGCTAAGTTGTGCCCAATTTGCATTCGTAAACATCAACACTTCATTAAATCGAGCAGACTTCCGGGCGTTTTTATAATCGGCAAGTCCATTGCTATTTACCAAACCAGGAGCCACATACACACCCCTATTTTTTTCTTCTGCTACATTAAACTTAGGAGCATCAGAAAGGTTTTTATTTTCTAACATATATTGGTTAGTGGTCCTGTTCAAATACAAACCACCGGATAAATAAAATCTGTTAGTAATAAACTTGGTATAGTTCAAATTCATTTTAAACGTCATGGGTGTTTGCAGATTTTTATCCAGCAAATGAACCGCATTCGGAATGTTATCTACATTAATTCCACTGGGTTTAATCCAGTTTTCATATCCGGGTGTATTAGAAAAGTCCTGGTAATAGGCTGGCCAGTTGGCTTCTGGCATATTAGGATCACCCGCTCTGACAGAAACAGATTTATAGTTACCCGCGTTGTTGATCAATGCGAATGATAAAGCCTGGGTCGTAAATTCACTTGCGAAAAAGCCGGCGCCAAACTTCAATTGATCAGTTCCTTTGCCGTTAACATCCCAGTTCAAATTAAATCTGGGCTGAAGATTATTCCAATCTAACGGGGCTACATCACTTTTAAGGCCTAATTCGCTTAGCAACAAAGCATCTGCCTTAGGTTTTTGAGGCAAATAAGTAAGGTCGTAGCGCAATCCTACTGTCATTTCAAGCTCCTTGCCAGCATTCCATGTACCTTGGCCATAAAATCCTGTGGTCAGGATTTCCGGATGTACGTACTTCCCGGCGCTTGCGGTCATCGGGACCTTTCTGTTAAATTCGTTAGGCTTATTTTTAATCAGGTTGTCAAGTGAATAGTATACAAATTCACCTTGCTGATTGTGTGTTAACAAATCACTAATATGGTTGTACTGAAGATCGGTTCCAACCAACCAATTTATTTTCCCTTTTGTAAAAGTTAAATTGTCAATTAACTGAATATCATTCGATCCAATGGTTTCAGGCGCCCAATATTGATTTCCAAATACTACATTCACCTCTTTTGATGCACCGTTAGGCAAAGTAGATTTTACTTTTACAACACCGACCGGAACTCTTGGATAGACATTGTTACCTGTTCTTTTAAGATCGGAATAGGATAGTTTCAAATCGTTCTTTAACCCAGAACTAAATCTTGATGTTAGGTTAAGCAAGAAACTCGCATCTCTTTGTCTGCCTTTATATTGCGTACTAAAAAGACCGCCGCCAGGAGCTTTGTCTGGTTGTACATAAACATGGTAATTCGCTTTGAACGTTAAATGGTTTACTTCACTTAGATTAAAATCAAATCTGGCGAGTGCATTATCGGTCGTCCTCTTAATTTTCATGCTGCCATATTGCTGCACTTTTGGAACGCCAAAGTTCGTTTCTAACTGATTAACAATTTTGTCCAGGTTATCCTTAGTAATTCCTAAGGTATTTTCTGCGTCTGCCTGATCTACACCAGCAGTTGCAAAATTCCATGTCTGCCATGGCTGCTCCTGGATATATCGATCATAAGTAGCAAAAAAGTGTATCTTATTTTTAATAATCGGACCGCTTAAACTCAATCCGTATTGCGTGTTGGTGTATTCACCTTTTTTACCTTTGCTCCAAACATCATTCACGTGATTTACCTGAACGCCTGCAAGACTTCCTCCGGTGTAATAGCTCCATGCGTCGGCATGAAATTGGTTGTTGCCAGATTTAGTGATCGCCTTGATTGATCCTGCTCCACCACGTCCATCGGCAACATTATAAGTGTTTGTGGCGACCTCAAATTCTCTGATTGCTTCCATTGACACAGGGAAAGCACCTTCCGGAGTCGATCCAAACATGTTCATACGGTTAGAAACACCATCAATAGTAAGGCCTCTTCCATTACTGCGGGCACCGGCAATATTGGTACCTAGTGTTAATGGCGATAACTTTGCAAGGTCTTGATAATTCCTTGAAGTGGTCGGTATTCTGTTTAAAGCCTCACCGCTTATTTTCGTTGCAACACCAATGCGTTGTCGTGCGGAGGTATAAGAAAAGCCCTTGACCACAATTTCATCCAGTTTAGTCTCTGAACCCGAAAGCAACACATCCGGAATGATGATATTGTCTCCCTGATTCAGGGTGTATCCCTTCAGTAGTTTGGAGCCAAACCCTACATAAGTAACCAACACGGAATAAGGACCACCCAGGGGAAGATCTTCTATTTTAAAAAAACCATCATTGTTGGTCACGGTATGGGTTTGAAAACCCGTTGACTCGTTCTTGAAAGTAATCGATACCGCTACCAGCGGCTCGGCTTTGGAATTGGTGCCGTCGAGCACCCTTCCGGTGAAGGCTCCCAAATTATTTTGGGCATGCAGTGAAAATGCACAAAAAATAAGTGCTACTAGTAAAGTTACCGTTTTCATTGTCTGTGGGTTGCGTGGGGATTCTTTTGAAGAAATTGTATTTTTCTGCAAATGTAATTCGTATAATGTTACCAAATTATTATGAATGTATGAACAAACGAACAAGCATGTTATTCCCCTATGCTTCCTGTTTCCAGTCTAATTTATATCACATAATCAAGCAGTTAGTATTTCCAAGCTCAGGGTTGAGCCGGTAGTTGGACCTCTCGTCCATGCCTCATCTACAATAGGCATTCTTTCCTCCGTGCACTTCCCAAAGTGGTAGTGCCGCAGTAGCTTTAAAACCCAGATCAATCTCGCTGCGGGAGATGGCTTACCTAGATTCTCTACATACAAATCGGTTCCGGTGCCTGCGAACCGCAATAGAAATTGTGGATTCCCCTAAAAATCATTTCATCGGGTCATATTTTTCAATTGCCTCCAAAAACTATAAAATCCCTCAGACAACCACGCATCACTTTCAAAGCATGTGCCAGGTGATATTCCACAGTGCGTTGGGGAACGGAAAGTGCGAGCGACACTTCCCGTACGGATAAGCCGTCTAGCCGGCTGAGTTTAAATATTTCCCGGGTTTTTTCAGGAAGCTGCTTCATAGACAGATCGATCACCGCTTTCAATTCCTGCAAGGCGAGCAATTCTTCGGTGCCCATGTCTTCGTCTACAAAAGTGTTGAGCAAGAACTCTTCGTGCCGGTCTTTTACCAATCGTTGTCTAATGTGGTCTATACACTTGTTTTTCACCGCTTTGTAGAGGTACGATGATAGGTTGTCAATTTGATTGCGCCTGCGTTTTTGCCATAGATCTACAAAAACCGTCTGGATAGTCTCTTCGGCGCCCGTTTCGTCATTGAGCTTACTCAACGCAAAAACGTATAGCCGTTGCCAGTAACGGTTATATATCTCACTAAATGCTTTTTCGTCGTCCCGAAGCAGGCTTGCTGCCAATTGATCGTCAAATAAAGGGGGCTCGTATGAAACTCGCATATGGCTTATAAAACAGACACTTTTAAAACAAAGCAGACAAACCAACTGCAATCATTTTCTGAATATGACAGAACAAATTTCCGGTATATTTTCAATTCCCACCTCCGATATTTAAGCAATTTTATATGTTATTTTGAATAACATTTCTCATTTTGTCATCAAAAAAATGATGCATATAAGATAAATTGGTTACATAGCAGCTCCACATCGACTCAGGAAGGCTACATTCAACAGGCGAATGCAACAGCAAGTCAAAGTATTACAACAGGGCCACAAAAAAAACTAACGCTATTCAATATACGAATAGCCAAAAGTCCCGGAATTGACAGGTTGTCAATAGGGAGCAAGCCCAAAAAAGAGTTTCATTTCTGGCTATCAAAGCCCAAACCTGATGTGCTTTTTGCTTTTAAACTTGTTTCAAGATCTGATTATGGTACAACATTGCCTGATTAACTTTTG
The genomic region above belongs to Dyadobacter pollutisoli and contains:
- a CDS encoding DUF6454 family protein, yielding MMTSIGYAQKSSSNLLIHQRLLKLNVSSKWNKTAAISLKFDAHHTQGMIKIGDYFYMSSVEVIKKTERYEQPINGLDRDTGIGKGHIFKFDKDGNLLADLLVGSGDIYHPGGIDYDGTYIWIPVTEYRPNSSSIIYKLKVETMELTEVVRIKESIGAIVHNLQNNTLTGANWGARKFYTWKLDKNRKVNNRNLAPEKLAKENPSFHTDYQDCKYLGDGLMLGSGKMVYKNDVTEFHIGSWEIFNLNDFRPVRQIPVTLWSPTGEMMCNNPAAVEVTDKGLRAYFVPDDEEKAVLFIYDIEL
- a CDS encoding RNA polymerase sigma-70 factor, yielding MRVSYEPPLFDDQLAASLLRDDEKAFSEIYNRYWQRLYVFALSKLNDETGAEETIQTVFVDLWQKRRRNQIDNLSSYLYKAVKNKCIDHIRQRLVKDRHEEFLLNTFVDEDMGTEELLALQELKAVIDLSMKQLPEKTREIFKLSRLDGLSVREVSLALSVPQRTVEYHLAHALKVMRGCLRDFIVFGGN
- a CDS encoding glycerophosphodiester phosphodiesterase yields the protein MKKYFFIFAMMMIAVMQAKALTSNVSNADSSAETTKDNAIKPKFKNYKLIAHRGGICEDIYEEYDPRSIQAAIDSGYYMLEIDVRATKDSILVVNHYDELKITYGLDKNISSMTLAEFKKIKAIKGGYNPLTLEEVLKMMKKRDVKIMVDLKLEVTPWYNKKINDILKKYDMLEDAVFLRNDVINLYEAGKFGFRMSEMDKIKQMVKDGKNVANKYYLFDNGNKINADAARWCQKNNILVCPSVNFGHYTLEDPTKGAKRDIEYLIKCGVTMFQIDSDFDAFFE
- a CDS encoding TonB-dependent receptor produces the protein MKTVTLLVALIFCAFSLHAQNNLGAFTGRVLDGTNSKAEPLVAVSITFKNESTGFQTHTVTNNDGFFKIEDLPLGGPYSVLVTYVGFGSKLLKGYTLNQGDNIIIPDVLLSGSETKLDEIVVKGFSYTSARQRIGVATKISGEALNRIPTTSRNYQDLAKLSPLTLGTNIAGARSNGRGLTIDGVSNRMNMFGSTPEGAFPVSMEAIREFEVATNTYNVADGRGGAGSIKAITKSGNNQFHADAWSYYTGGSLAGVQVNHVNDVWSKGKKGEYTNTQYGLSLSGPIIKNKIHFFATYDRYIQEQPWQTWNFATAGVDQADAENTLGITKDNLDKIVNQLETNFGVPKVQQYGSMKIKRTTDNALARFDFNLSEVNHLTFKANYHVYVQPDKAPGGGLFSTQYKGRQRDASFLLNLTSRFSSGLKNDLKLSYSDLKRTGNNVYPRVPVGVVKVKSTLPNGASKEVNVVFGNQYWAPETIGSNDIQLIDNLTFTKGKINWLVGTDLQYNHISDLLTHNQQGEFVYYSLDNLIKNKPNEFNRKVPMTASAGKYVHPEILTTGFYGQGTWNAGKELEMTVGLRYDLTYLPQKPKADALLLSELGLKSDVAPLDWNNLQPRFNLNWDVNGKGTDQLKFGAGFFASEFTTQALSFALINNAGNYKSVSVRAGDPNMPEANWPAYYQDFSNTPGYENWIKPSGINVDNIPNAVHLLDKNLQTPMTFKMNLNYTKFITNRFYLSGGLYLNRTTNQYMLENKNLSDAPKFNVAEEKNRGVYVAPGLVNSNGLADYKNARKSARFNEVLMFTNANWAQLSYFAVIEGAYKILDGEIRGSYTYGHSKGGVRYNSGNPQDMFFTTTSYGSYKSNAKNWNDDDDLRHKVVVSLLTPTYKGFSLSANLILSQWDHFYSNLNRDQNGDNTSYSANEDMSFIFDPATAPDAIKNDLQYVWDNTSKYYRDYLNKYKGDFGGFNGGLQPWRKQFDISAIKDIKIAKTNKLSLRVDIFNVLNLINYKWGGYDFVSNTRLYQVTGFNAATQKYTYSVDKTAGNLRYTVDANKLYRIQFGLKYSL